The Dermacentor andersoni chromosome 1, qqDerAnde1_hic_scaffold, whole genome shotgun sequence genomic interval ctagGGTACGTGCCTGCCTGAGCGACGCCCATATGTTTCTATATCAGGAAATCATCTCCAATGAATAGTCGATGCGTGTAGTGAAAGCCGCTTACGCGCATTCCATCTGTAACTCTTACTCGCCCCACCTAGCTTCCTTTCTTCCAGCGTCGATTTAGTAGCTCTCCCAAAAGAACGTTGCCACAGTGCGCTTTTAGATGGTGCGTTCGCCACAGTACTGCGAACATTACCTACGGTATTGCTCGAAGTGCGTAGACTATattattatttacaaacacaGACCCTGGAAAGCATCAGGTTTTTCCTGCAGAAATAACCCGCTCGAAAAAAAGACAATGGCTAGCCATCCTAGAGTGCGCCATAACAAAAACCAGGAAATATTCGATTTTCCTCTGCAGCTAATCACAATTTTACAAATCAATTCCATTGTAAGCTTTATAAAGAAAAATTATGCCTACTTTCATTTCAGGCATGCGGCAcgttgcgtttattttttttttttgaaaacgtTAGAAAAGATGTCCCGCTCGTTGAAGCAATTTTGAAACATGTCTTCGTTTTCTGGTGTAGTAGACTAAGACACGTGAACGGAAATTTACTGGGACGTAAGCTCGCTGCTACGACCACCTTCACAATGCCATAATGGCTAAGTCATGCGGCACCTGCCCAGCAAAACTGGCGCAATGCACGTGACAGAATCCTTATACCGGTCGTCACAAGATGGGTTGAATTTGTtgcatgaaataatttttttaaatctttcttaGAAGTTATCCCACAGAAGAGAGCAATAAATAATGAACGGTTTTTATTGTATGCATAAGTAGGGGCTATTCCTTAACATTGTCGCCTATTCGTGCGCGTAATAGCTAAATGGTTGCCGAGCCGCAACGGAGGCATCCAACTGTACTTTTTTTTCCCTCAAGTAAGTCCATCGTCGCACGGGCACTATTAGCACTGCTTGTAAACAAAGCGCTCGAACGCATGAAACAATGAAGATGACGACAGTTGTTGACGCTTTCTGGTGGACACAGTCTCAATGTGAACACGGATACATAACATGAATATCTTTAGTAGAGACTAGTTTCAATTCGCATATATCTTGACATGCGACGAGTTCTTCTTTTCCTTAACAGCAAAATTCACCATAAACAACAATTAATAAAACGACATATTCTGTTGCCACCTAAGCACACATAAAAAGGTGAGTGTAATCGCCATGTTTTGTTTTCATTAGGcggtaaaaaggaaaaaaaaagccttggTTCTCACGAGCTCAGGGCAACCCGCAGGCAGCCATTGTGGACGCCAGAAGTAACTAACTGTCGGCGCAATTTAAGAGGTGCACTTTGCATTTTCAATTGTCCACAAGCGCGCGGTGTGCAAATTTAATGTTTAAGACTTagcgcaatcatcatcatcatcatcatactattttatgtccactgcaagatgcaggattcctgcgatctccaattacccctgccctgtgccaaccgattctaactagcgccggcgaatttcttaatttcatcagcccacctagtCTTCCGCCATCCTCGATGGCGCTTATcttctcttggcgcccatttCGTAATAATACTGGTGAACCGGtaatctaacctacgcattacatggcatgcccagctccattttttctcttaatgtcaattagaatatcggctttccctgtttgctctctgatccacaccgctctcttcctgtctcttaatgttacgcctaacatttttcgttccatcgcactttgcgcggtccttaacttgttttcgagctttttTGTATGCAATTTTCTGCCCCATATgatagcaccggtagaatgcattgattgtatggctttcttttcaatgataatggtaagcttcggTTCATGatatgacaatgtctgccatatgcgatccaacctatttttattcttctgtaaatttccttctcattatcagggtcccctgtgagtaattgacctaggtaaacgtactccttgtcagactctagaggctgactgtaGATCGTTAACTCTTCCCATGccaggctattcatcattatctttgtcttgagcatattaatcttcaacccaactcttacactTGCTCTGTTAAGCtcatcaataatttgttgtaactcctccccagtgttgctgagcaggacaatgttatatgcaaatcgaaggttgctgagatattcgccattgatcctcactcatAAGcgttcctagtttaatagcttgaatacttcttccaagcacgcagtgaatagcattggagaaacgTTGTCTCTTTGTCTGATCCCcttctttataggtgtcttcctacttttcttgtggagaattaaggtagctgtggaatctctgtagatattttccttgatatttacgtaagcctcctgtacttcttgattgcgttatgcttccatgactgcttgGTATCTGCAGGGAATCGAATGTCTTTTCATAATCTATTAAAGCCATATAGGGAGCCTGATAGTACTCTGCGGaattctcgattacctgattgatcacATGGATTTGATACTTTGTACATTATCCCTTCCTCAAGCTAGCTTCTTCGCTTGTTTGACTGAAGTCAGGTGTtggccttattctattggagattatcttggtgaatattttatataatactggaagtaagctaatgggcgtataatatttcagttctttaacgtctccctttttgtggattagtataatgctggcATTCTTCCACTTCGCGGGACCCTTGAAGtagatagacagttcgtataaaggggtgccagttttccaagcattatgtgtcctccatctttgattaaatcgactgttattccatcttctcctgtcgcttttccccGTTTAATGTCTCGCAaggcccacctaacttcctggctagttacagaaggagcctctgtaacctgttcattacaacttcgaatggaggtatcgtggatGCTcttggtactgtacaggtcagtacagaattcgtccgctgcttttactatatcttcgagattgctgatgatattacccagcttatctttcagttcatacatcttggtttgtcctaagccaagtttatttttcactgatttcatgctgcgtccatatcttactgcttcctcagtctttctcacgttttaattttgaatatcccttagtttcgccttgttgatcagttttgacagttacgtgaattctatcttatctcttgagctggacactttcattctttgtcgcttcttGATTAGCTGCTTTGtcacttgggagagcttgcctactggttgccttggtgccttataTCGcccttcaattgctgcttctgaagccagtctaGCTAGGGTTTCTTTCATTATCGCTATGCCatcgtcatctctctgttctaaggttgcatatttgtttgcaagtagcagcctgaattgATCTGCTTTTACACTTACTGCGTCTAGGCTGGCTTGCTtcctcttgaccaattttactctttcttcaaattgaggtaaatcctagctatcactaacctgtgatcactgcactttaccctacctaacacttctacgtcctgcactatgctgggatcagcagaaagtatgaaatcagtttcatttcttgtttgacCATTCGGGCTTTTcgaggtccactttttgttcctacACTTCCCCGAGAAGGTATCCAGATCTCATAAACAtgaatacccaagttagtggacgaatTGATAGAAGTCGCCGTGACataattggtagtgcaacgcaggTGTAATCCATATTTAatgcgtatatatgtatatgctaCCGAAAGGCTACCGTCGACATTCACCAGTTCAGTAGTTGCTTGAAAAACACCTTTAAAAATGCTTTCTCCCCCCACTATTGTTTAGGTAGTCCTATGCCTACAGTGTGAAGGCGGAAGAAATACGCAACCCGCAAGAAATCAAACATAAGTGCGTACTGAAAATAGGTGCATAAATatacctctttttttctttttttcaagggaattgtCCTTACGGCTCGTGCTTTTGGAACAGCTAAATAACTTTCCTGCTAATATAAGCATGTCCTTGTTATTTCGTGTCACCTCTTGCCCACTGGTCATTTCGCGCTGCGTTTCGGTCCAATATATAAGCGGCCGGGTGAACAAGATCAGACTACCGCTGTTCCTCCGGTTCCACTAGGCAACACGGTGTGCCCGCTTTGTGATATTAATGTTGTTCACTTCAGAATGCTCTTTGAAAGCTCCCTAAACGCAAATAGTTTGCTTCCGACTTTGCTTCCTGTATTGACATGCAGTTTTTGAAACAAAAAAGACGGTATATTTATTGGCTGCAAGATTACGCACGTCTTACCTCGTGCCTACATTCTTATTTCAATAGGACACGGGATGCAGGCAAGTTGACGGCAATTCGACAGATGTGCCTCATGGCTGGTTGCGCTGAGAGGCCTGGTGATCACTCGGGCTATTACTTGGACACACTAGCGAGTTTGGCCGTTACTTACCCTTTTGCATTTAAGTGGAATCTCGTGTATGGCTCCATAGAGCGTAGTACAGGAGACAAGTGCGGCAAGTTTAATTTCTGACGGTTGCCTTTACGGCAGGCACACGTGATAATAGTTAATACTTCACGCATGCGCGGTATCCTAGCTAGCGGGAATCGTATTTTTGATTAAACGCGGTTGGTGATCTCTCGttgatgactgcgttattttcGCTAGTTAAAGAAATGTCGCCACCCCGCTCAACCCACTTTGGTGTATTCATGCCGAGAGATTAAGCCACTTTCTAGTAAACTTGAAGTACTTGTGGTTTGGTTCATACTCTTCGATTGCCAATGCCTTGTTCAGTGCTGTTCTGTTTTTCTGCCCCTCATTCTACTACCACCAGGTCAAGACTTCGTGGTGTTCCGCACCGCAGACGGCGTTGCGCATGTTCTGGACGCGTACTGCCCGCACCTGGGCGCATACCTGGCGGGGATGGGCCGCGTGGTAGGAGACTGCGTCGAGTGCCCGTTCCACGGGTGGAGGTTCCAGGGGGAAACTGGAGCATGCACATACGTGCCTTACGCCAGCAAGGGTATGCGCAACGTTTGCTTAACGCAACACTCGCTTCAAAGCTCGCCAACCAAGCAGTATACGCCAGTAGTGCGTGATACGAATCAAACAAAAAACCACATGCAGAAACTCGGAACCCCGACACCCACGGCCCTGTATGGTCATGGGCTATAACAGGAGCGGTTTACACATGAGGGGCTTCTTTTTCGAGAATAAATTATCTCCTGATCGACAAACCGAGAAATACCTCATGAACTATGCACCTTATACACGCACCTCTGCTTGACGGACGTGTAAGGTACTGTTTTCTGTGGCCAAAGACCCGTTAAAGAATGGGTGCGATGTTCGAACTGCTGGTGTTTATGGAACGGGCATAGAAAGCAGCTATAGAACAGGCGCAGGAAAGAGTGGCAATGCTAAGTACTCAGCTTTCATATCGTTCTATCAGCGCGTCTCAAATGAACTGAAAGCTGTAACAAATTCGCAATTTATAATACGGTAATAATACTTACCTCAAGTTTGCCGTGTCTGATACATTTTTACTTTCCAAGAGGAGGTATACGTCCTTTAATTGTACCACCTTGTTTCTGTGTATGTAGTTTTTGATTTCTTTCACGAAGCTTTTTATTAGTTTTCCTTGGTTTTCTGTTCACATGAAGCCGTTAAGTACATTGCACTCCGACGTGAATAGTTGGAAGAAGCATGTTGTATAGGAGAGAACGGGGCGGAGAGGGTCGTCATGCTCACTTGTTCGTCTATTCCACGCTTATTCTGCCTGCATACTTTACAATCAGCACCCTCTCGCTCCCCAATAACTTGTGTCACCATTACGTGCCTGAACATACGGCTACGTTTTCTTTTTCCAGCTCCAACGTTCCTTAAAATAAAGACCTGTACGTGCCAAGAAAAGTGTGGCCTTATATTGATTTGGCACCATGCTGAAGGCGAGGAACCTGAGTGGAGCATTGACGATTACGCGGAGCTGAGCAGCAGAGCCTTCAGGCAGATGTCACGCTACGAGACGAAGAGCGAGGCCCATGTCCGGGACATCGCCGAAAACGTGGCAGGGACGGCAGACCTCAATCACATCCACGAGGCCTCGTGGCTGCTGTCGGTTGAAGAGTGCGCACTTGAGGCGGCGACAACCGGCTCCTGGAAACGTCCTTTCAAGTCCGTCACGTGGCAGGCGTCATGGTCACCGGGACGCTTCAGTGCCTGCGCGCCATTTTGCTTTGAAATGTCTCTGTTCGGCTAGAAACCTCGCCTTCTGCAGTGTCGCGGCGTCATCTCCCAGTTTGGCCCTTACCTGGCGATTTCGCGCATGGAGTTGGCGTTGGGCCGTTTCGTGTCCGTTATGTCGATGACCCCTGAGGGACCATTTCAACAGCGCATCATTCATCGAACCTTTGCTAGGTCTAGTACTTTTTCCTGGATGTTTTGCATAAGGATGGAGCATGGATTCGCGAACATGGTGAGTGAAAATATATTAACGGCTTCCCGCAACGGATTCGTGAAAGTGAAGGTCATTTGGAAATCGTTGGCGTGAAGTCAGGAATGAGCGGAGACACAGAGTTAAGAAATACTAAACTATGCGTAAACTTATATGCATTTAAATAAGAAACACTTCTTGGGCGTGTCTTTATGCGCAAGACAGTTTGCTGAAATGTTTAGAGCAGTATTTTCACAAAATCTTCAGATGCACTTTCTAGGAGTCAAGCGGACAGCACAAATGAACGCGGCTAGTTGAGAAAAATAAGACGTCACTGTTGAAGCCTCCGCATCGTGATTCTCACTCAACTTTCAAACTTGCACATATGCTACAAGCTCTACAGTGCCCTTCATGAAACGGTTTAATGATGAAGTTTCTTTCAACTAAACTCTCTTTCGTATATTGGTAGCTTTCTGAAAAGACGAGCTGGCCTTTAAAGAGCACGAAGCTACACAGGAAACTAGTGTGGGTTTTTATTAGGTTGTGTTAGGCAATATTGTCTCCAATAATTGGTGACAGCTATGATTTTCACATAAAAATTAATATATACCATAAAGAAGTGCAAGCACAAGGTGGCATTGAACAAATGGAACGGAACAAGAGCCACATTAACAACAAAAAAGAACCCATACAGACGCCACAACGTAAAATAACGTCACGTGAATACACTTACGCCAAGTAACAGAAAGGCACATGAAGTTAGGTGATATAATGACAAATTAAGTTAAGTAACACGAAGCCACGTAAATTCCAGCACTGAAAGAAATATGAAGTCCCATTAAACACATAAAGTCAGCTTACAACGAATGATGCAGcatatttacagtatttacaaaGAATATTTATTCCTTCCAGACATCTTCCCTAGCTCTCCTCATTGCAATGTGCCTGTTGGCACAGGCATCAGAAGCGCCTTTCGGGCCTGCGGTCTAACAACAATTCACTGCGAATAAAACAGCGCGTTTCATAATCGTGTTGCCGGCATTGTAGTCGAATATGATGAACATTCTCATCGGAGTGGCCACAAGTGCAATGGGGGCTACGAGCACGGCACATCTTACACACTTAAAGCGTTTCGTGAACGCACTGCCGAGCCTCAAACGAAGAACTCAAACAAAAAAAGAggttcagagggagatggacactTGTGAGCGATCAGCAGCGATTGAACAAGAGACATCTTAGGCTGGAGCCAACCTTTTGACAAGAGGACTTGCTCTGACGAAGACGAGTCTGTGGTCGAACCGTTGGCTACAACCTGAAGGGTCCCTTGCTCGCCCACTATTGACCACAAACGGAGAAGTGTGGCGTTCAAAGAATGTGCAGGAATAAAACATACGCAGGATATTATATTCAAGGCAAGGGTCATTTCAACATAATTTCGAAAATGCTGAATTTTCATCAAACCATGTCGTTCTGTAAACACGGGATGAAGTACTCCATATTGTATGCAGACATTTATTTGCCTTGATATAGACGACGTCATTTTGTTAGGCTGTTCACATGCGTTTGCTGTGCTCCCTCACCAGCAGAAACATTCCTAAGGATATCGCAgtgcaatggatggatggatggatggatggataacttTCTTGAGGTTCCTCGGTGCGCGCGATTAGCGCGCTGCGGTCTGCTCCCACGTCAGGACAGAGATGCCgtgcccctccgccgcgtcgcggtcCAGATGGACAGCcgagagctgtgcttcaaggtccgagctgcgtagagctcggtcccattcttccttggtggtcctggaCCCTGGTACCAGGGGGCAAGCACAGAGCATGTAAGCAAGGTTAGCTATATTTTTACAAAAGCGACACGCATTGTGAGTGTGCGCGTCCGGAAAGATTTcgtgcaggaaggccgggcatgggtaGGTGCCTGTCTGAAGCCGCCTGTATGTCACTTCTTGTGCTTTACTaagtgctttgtgcggtagcggcgtggttctcttgactaactgATAGGGCTGAGTGAGATAGTTGTAAGGGACGAGGGGGTCGCGCTCGCTCtcccatcctgccgagagggagtccgggctcgcaCAGTGAGTTAGGTCTCGTGCGGGCTCGTGCGCCGTCTTGTTGAGGTTAGGGAGCGGCCCCTCTAATGGTCCCATGTGTGCTGGGAACCAATTGATGTAATGTGGGGTGAGGTGTTGAGTACCAAGTATTCTGCCGACGGTCGGGGATATGCTCCCTGTTCCGAAGGACAGAATTGCCCTCTTAGAGTCGAAGTATACCAAGCTTTTATCGTCTTCTAGGAGTGCAAGGCTGATGGTCGCCTGCTCGGCCACCTCAGGACTATCAGTGCGGACCGTGCACGCGTTCATGACAGCGCCATCTTTGTTGATCACCGCTGCTACATAGGCTGGTCTGCCAGGATATTTGGCTGCGTTCGTGAAGCAGCATACTTTCCCGGAGGTGGCTGCCTGTCGGAGGAGTGCTTTGGCTCGAGCAAGTCTTCTGTCGATGTTGTGCTCTGGGTTCATATTCGTGGGCAGAGGGGGTGCCCTGATATTTTTGCTCTTGTCGGGTGTTAGCCCGTGGCTGTTACACTCGGTCTCCCGAGGCGCGATGCCGTTTCACGTAGGATCCATCTGCCTGCAGCTGTGCCGGACAGGCTGGTGATCAGTGCCCATTCCTGTGCCTCCGCAATCTCGCTCAGCATGTTGAACATTCCTGATGCGTCCAGTGCCTGTGTGCTGGTGTGCATGGGTAGACCCATGGCTCTCTTGGCGACGTTACGCAGGAACGTGTCAAGCTTGTCTCTTTCCACTTTGGACCAATTGTGCATGGCCGCGATGTACAGAAAGTGACTGATTACGAAGGCCTGTGCCAGTCTAAggaggttgtcctccttgagcccGTGATGCCGGTTGGCCACTCGTCTCAGTAGGTGTGTGGCGTTCTCGGCCATCGTGGTGAGCTTAGCGACTGCAATGGTGTTCGAGCCATTCGCCTCTATTGTCATGCCCAACATCTTGATGCGACCGACCCCGGCATCGTGTTGCCTTCAGCGGTGTACAGGCGGATGCATGGGTCGGCACCTGTGTCCCATCCCTTGGGCTTGGACTCTCGTCTGTTGGGTCTATATAGCAGCAGCTAAGACTTGCTCGACGAGCACTGCAGGCCTGTTGGTTTGAAGATACTCCTCAGTGGTTCGGATCGCATTTTGAAAAGTGTGCTCGATTTGTCCTTCGCTCCCCTTTGCCACCCacatggtcacgtcatctgcatagatggtATGTTGGAGGCTCTCGATTCGAGTCAGTTGCCTGGACATTCCTATCATTGTCAGGTTGAAGAGGGTACGGGATATCACCGCGCCCTGCGGGGTGCCCCTGTCGCTCAGTACGAATGGCTCCAACTGCTGGGAGCCGACTCGTTGCGAGGCCTGCCTTTCCCTCAGGAAGTCAGGGATGTAATCATGGAGACATTGACCAAGTCCTAGTGTTGAGATTTGTGTAGAGTGAAGGAGTGCCGTATGTTATCAAAGGCCTATTCTAGGTCTAGGCCTAGGATGGCCGTGACGCTTCTTGTTGTGCTGTCTGGTATCTGACTTTTGACTAGCTCCATAGCGTCTTGCGTCGCCAACCCCTGACGAAAGCCAATGATGTTCCGAGGATATATCTCGCTGTCTTCCAGGCAAGCCTTCATACGGTTAAGCACCGCACGCTCCATGGTCCTACCCATGCACGATGTAAGCGAGATTGGACGCAGATTGTCCATGCTGAGttgtttgccgggtttcggtttTGGCCTTCTTCCATTCTGTGGGAACTTTGCCAGGACGCCACGTCTCATGAACTATCGCAGTGAGCTGTTCTGCGCCGCCCTcgtcctttgtagcacttagctacgtttggatggatgtctcattttccttttattaattactcctcttcgccttgctggtttccgcagaactattacttcaaactcttgccgttgcttctgagttgttgataaattcgacttcgcctgacatctgctagccgcctcgttagctcagatggtagagcggctgtaacggaaaggcggtggtcccgggttcgagtcccggaccaggacgcatttttcttcaactgcgaagcctttatttcgaggaacccgaATGGGTTTCCTTTTGTAGCAGTTAGCTACatttggtggatgtctcattttccctttattatttactCCTCTCCGCcatgcgggtttccgcagaactattacgtcttccacttctgcggtatcagcaagatggggcacccgcacacagcagcagccgagcgtGAAACTGGCtagatgcgacttttcatgcgcaatagattggaagacACGGGCTTGTAAATTGACCGTCTACGTCACCTGACCtatctccactcgatttctttctttggggttagtgaaagatcgcgcttacatgatcgagacagacgtcagattagttcaaggcaagaataacggatgtctgccgtaagATTCCGGCGTCGGCCATGACCAATgtcactgaagatgtgataaaacggacacagcactgcgtagctgcaaaaagGTCACCTATTTGAACATGTCCTCTAGGCTGGTaatcaacggagcttacgaattcatagataacgAGGGCACACTACAATGTggcgtttattttctttcttttttttcgtgcagaCATTCTGATTGCCAATggggctcatttagaagtggtctatttgctttcttgaacgcatcggtttccCTTTTCTCTACACATGGATCGCTTCCtttctctacacgtgggtcgctatttcgctttttttttttttacatgaaccTGTGTTTTGCAACACGCATACACTTTCACGAAAAATAAAacagtcactttaatttggcataggtccgaagcaagtttctggcgcgaaatatagcttcgctgCGATGTGGTGCGAGTAAAGCCAgtattttgaaacattctgtgcctattacattTCTTTTGACATTTCATGCGGGGTCAGGGCGGCGCTTCGGccacgttatcaaggggcttttgtatcaatgtgatcagtcggccttgagagagggataataagtgtgacgtagagaggaaggagtAGCTGCGAAGCCACGAAACCTGCTGTTGCTGCttcttccgtaccattatcaaggtgaagcgctgtctcttcggttttgcgacaggcaatgcagttgctttcaagcAGCTTATCTGAAGGCGTTGCCTTATGATGTGGGTGGGAGCACACTCACGTGGTATATTTCATACTTcttgaggtttctttgccagtcggaaaaaattgtacgcaattagtacgtcgctgaaaacactgaAGTTGGATGTCATTTTGGGTGCCTACAAATGagtcattgac includes:
- the LOC140217868 gene encoding cholesterol 7-desaturase nvd-like, which translates into the protein MYIEDMTHLFRRANPNMAEDKKLRHLMRGVKQELFAGLVRQDFVVFRTADGVAHVLDAYCPHLGAYLAGMGRVVGDCVECPFHGWRFQGETGACTYVPYASKGEEPEWSIDDYAELSSRAFRQMSRYETKSEAHVRDIAENVAGTADLNHIHEASWLLSVEECALEAATTGSWKRPFKSVTWQASWSPGRFSACAPFCFEMSLFG